The segment CCCTGACGTTCGTTCGCCAGTTGTATTGTCACCTAACAAGCTTATGACCGGAGAGCTTTTTTACAGCCTCAATTGTCTTTTAAAACATCCTCTAAGCCCCGGAAACAACTGTTCAAAGATCTGTTGTCCCCGTAGCATCAGCGTGTGTGGAAAGCGAGAGTGGGGCACGCCCTTTCGTGGCATTGGCTGATCCGGGTAGACATCGCGCTCAACGATCGTAACGAGATCAAAATGGTTTGCCAGTATCCGAGCCATGAGCAGCCCTGTCAAACTACCGCCAATGACTAAAGCATGAGATTTGTGTTGCATCATGACCTCCTCTGAGGTGTCCAACCAACTTGCTCAGACTGAGTTGCTCATCATCTCTCATTCTAATTACATCGTCTGAAGCTTTTGTAGGTGCATTAAGCAGCGTTAAGTAGAGAAAAGTCGCGACTAAACTCAGACCAGGAACAATAGACCTGTTGGGGAATAGTGACAAAAATCGCTGCAATGCTGGTATGGTGAGGGTTTGAAGGATTTCACAATTAAATCGCCGAAATGCCTACTACGAAAGAGCTTTAAGGATTTTTGAGCTTATTAACCAACAACTCTAATGAAACTTTGTCAAGACAGCATTTCGCAAATGCAAAATCTGGTAAGAGCACACCACTTCCTCAACCGCTGCGACTAAATACCAGGTGCTTCCTTTGTCAACTCATTCTAGAGGATTGACGACTCGTTCAACTTGTTGACCATTCCCGTGCTCATAGCTCAAGTAGACTTGTTGTTCCTGCCAAATTGCAGTGTGCAGAACCAGAAAGGCGAATATCTCTTCTCGCCCAGCAGGTAATCATCACACAATATTTCTGCCAACTCAAGATGAAACGCCTGAGATCCGGGGCATTCTAGGGAGCGAAGTTCACCCCTCATTGCTGCATGTCGGCTCTATTTCCACAGCCCCAATCTACTCAAGCTTACATTGAATTTCTGGAGAAATCGATCGCTCAACTGCAAGCGGATCGTCAATCTTGGATTGCAACGGAGCGAAGTTTACAAGCTCAGGTTCAAGCGCTGATTCAACTGTCTCAAAGCGAAGCCCTTAACCAACGCGATTTTCAGGGAGCCTTAGAAGAACTGACCGAAGTGACAGCACGGGTGCTTCAGGTAGAGCGGGTAAGCGTCTGGCTCTTTGATCCAGACCGTACGAGCATCCGATGCTTGGACTTGTTTGAGCAGAGCCACGGGCAACACGTTCAAGGGATCGAATTACAGGTCACCGATTATCCCAATTATTTTGCTGCGGTTGAATCAGAACCCTTGATCGTGGCAGAAGATGCCCAAACCAACCCGAATACTTGTGAATTTAGGGAGGGGTATTTAATTCCTCTCAACATTCAGTCGATGTTGGATTCTGGATTTCAGTTAGATGGACAAGTTGGAGGAGTCATTTGTTGTGAACAGGTGGGGACGAAACGAGAGTGGAGTCAAGCGGATCAGAACTTTATTCGCTCTGCCGCGCATTTGATTTCTTTGATTGTGGAATCCCATCGTCGTCAACAGCAAACTCTAGAATTACAGCAAGTCCTTGAAGATCTAAAGCAAGCTCAACTGCAAGTCATTCAAAGCGAAAAAATGTCTGCATTGGGTAATTTGGTTGCAGGAATTGCTCACGAAATTAATAATCCAGTCAGCTATCTAAGCGGCAATATCCAACCTGCTGTGGACTATTCCCAGAGTTTATTTCAGCTGATTGACTTATATCAAGCAACATATCCGATGCCAGGTGCAGCGATTCTTGAGGAGATCGACGCGATCGATTTGGAATTTTTGCGAGAGGACTTCCCTAAGGTGATGCGATCGATGAGAGAAGGAGTCAACCGGATTCAAGCAATCAGTCGGAGTTTACGCCTCTTTTCGCGTGCCGACCAGGATCAAAAACAAGCCTTCAATGTTCATGATGGACTTGAGAGTACCCTTCTGATTCTGGAGCATCGACTGAAGGCAACTGAGTCTCGTCCTGCAATCATGGTAATCAAACAATATGGTAACCTGCCGCTAGTTCAATGCTTTCCAGGACAATTGAATCAGGTGTTTATGAACCTGCTGGCAAATGCGATCGATGCGTTAGAAGAATCCAATCAAGGGAAAGCGTTGTCAGACCTTCGAGCTTGCCCAAATCAAATTACGCTTCAAACCTGGGCATCTGATGAGTACGTATCCATCCAGATTTCAGATAATGGCACAGGAATGTCAGAAGCGGTTCAGAAACGCATCTTCGAGCATTTGTTTACGACGAAGGCTGTGGGCAAGGGCACAGGCTTTGGATTAGCGATCGCCCAACAAATCATGGTCGAGCAACATCAAGGTTGCATTCAAGTAAATTCGCGGTTAGGAGAAGGGACATCATTCTTGCTAGAACTGCCTTTATGAGCGCTCAAATTGCTGAAGATAGAGCTATCTTCAGGACGACAAAAGCTCTGGGAGCCGAAACGAGCGTCAAGGTAGAACATCCGGTTGAGGCACTGCAAAGTATGACTGGAGAAGCCGGAGTCGATCACGCAATTGATACGGTGAGAGTCGATGCGGTTGCACCACAAGTATGGCGGCTGGACAAGCCCAAACCCAGAGGCAACAATTCCAACAACAGATGCATGAGATTCCCCCAAATTAATCCGCAAAATGACAACTAGCATCTAGACAATGCTTCTTCTCAAGCTTTGGAATGGGCAGTACAGGCGTTAGCCAAAGCCAGAACTTTATCGATCATTGGGGTGTATCCACTGACACATAAATTCTTTACCAAGCGATGACCAGCGCAAACCGGGTTGGGTCAACGTTGAATTTGAGCGTGGATTTGATTGCCAGGTAAAATTTAGTACTGGTC is part of the Leptolyngbya boryana PCC 6306 genome and harbors:
- a CDS encoding WYL domain-containing protein — translated: MFAFLVLHTAIWQEQQVYLSYEHGNGQQVERVVNPLE
- a CDS encoding ATP-binding protein, with protein sequence MSALFPQPQSTQAYIEFLEKSIAQLQADRQSWIATERSLQAQVQALIQLSQSEALNQRDFQGALEELTEVTARVLQVERVSVWLFDPDRTSIRCLDLFEQSHGQHVQGIELQVTDYPNYFAAVESEPLIVAEDAQTNPNTCEFREGYLIPLNIQSMLDSGFQLDGQVGGVICCEQVGTKREWSQADQNFIRSAAHLISLIVESHRRQQQTLELQQVLEDLKQAQLQVIQSEKMSALGNLVAGIAHEINNPVSYLSGNIQPAVDYSQSLFQLIDLYQATYPMPGAAILEEIDAIDLEFLREDFPKVMRSMREGVNRIQAISRSLRLFSRADQDQKQAFNVHDGLESTLLILEHRLKATESRPAIMVIKQYGNLPLVQCFPGQLNQVFMNLLANAIDALEESNQGKALSDLRACPNQITLQTWASDEYVSIQISDNGTGMSEAVQKRIFEHLFTTKAVGKGTGFGLAIAQQIMVEQHQGCIQVNSRLGEGTSFLLELPL